A DNA window from Chitinibacter fontanus contains the following coding sequences:
- the tatB gene encoding Sec-independent protein translocase protein TatB, whose translation MFDVSLGELLVIGAVTLVVVGPEKMPKVARTAGMLFGRLQRFANNVKADLHREMQASELAQIQQEIEAEAAQIKQTIHQPLAQAQAALAELDSSSTRVEPSLVEEPMVSTRAQNVVTAPETGLQATPEIRPEPPRKSREKKVVAEPEAISATEINENQLDLFADLDEVSHTPHASDRR comes from the coding sequence GTGTTTGACGTTAGCCTAGGCGAGCTACTGGTTATTGGTGCCGTCACACTGGTGGTCGTTGGCCCAGAAAAAATGCCGAAGGTGGCTCGCACCGCGGGGATGCTGTTTGGGCGTCTGCAGCGTTTTGCCAACAATGTCAAAGCCGATTTGCACCGCGAAATGCAAGCCAGCGAGCTGGCGCAAATTCAGCAGGAAATTGAAGCTGAAGCAGCGCAAATCAAGCAAACAATTCATCAACCGCTTGCGCAAGCACAAGCTGCACTAGCGGAACTGGATAGCTCTTCAACGCGAGTGGAGCCAAGCCTAGTAGAAGAGCCAATGGTATCGACGCGGGCCCAAAACGTAGTAACAGCCCCCGAAACCGGCTTGCAAGCAACACCTGAAATCAGACCTGAGCCTCCTCGAAAATCACGCGAGAAGAAGGTTGTTGCAGAACCAGAAGCCATCAGCGCTACCGAAATTAATGAAAATCAGCTCGATTTATTTGCTGACCTTGACGAGGTTAGCCACACACCACATGCATCGGATCGACGCTAA
- the tatA gene encoding Sec-independent protein translocase subunit TatA, which yields MGSFSIWHWLIVLAIVVLVFGTKKLGSVGKDLGAAIKGFKDGVKGEDDSTHKSDATRVIDVVEKDKK from the coding sequence ATGGGTTCATTTAGCATTTGGCACTGGTTAATTGTACTGGCCATCGTAGTGCTGGTTTTTGGTACTAAAAAATTGGGTAGTGTAGGCAAAGACCTTGGCGCAGCAATCAAAGGCTTTAAAGATGGCGTCAAAGGCGAAGATGACAGCACGCACAAATCGGATGCGACACGAGTCATCGACGTGGTCGAAAAAGACAAGAAATAA
- a CDS encoding histidine triad nucleotide-binding protein — translation MSDCIFCKIVRGEIPANKVYEDSEVIAFKDIRPAAPVHLLLIPKRHIESMLTTTKEDEALLGKMLALTPVLAREQGLGAGYKTAINTGLAGGQEVFHLHLHVMGTPQ, via the coding sequence ATGAGCGACTGTATTTTTTGCAAAATCGTGCGCGGAGAAATCCCAGCTAACAAGGTTTATGAAGACAGTGAGGTGATTGCCTTTAAAGACATTCGCCCCGCGGCACCGGTGCATTTGCTACTAATCCCTAAACGTCATATCGAATCGATGTTGACTACCACCAAAGAGGATGAAGCTTTGCTCGGTAAAATGTTAGCATTAACACCTGTTCTGGCTCGCGAGCAAGGCTTAGGTGCTGGCTACAAAACGGCTATTAATACAGGCTTGGCTGGCGGGCAGGAAGTATTCCATTTGCATTTACATGTAATGGGTACCCCTCAATAG
- a CDS encoding phosphoribosyl-ATP diphosphatase produces MISAEILERLSQTLAERRQADPSSSYVAKLYSKGQEAILKKVGEEAVETIMAAKDGDKLHLVREVADLWFHTLVLLAHEGLSSEDVLAELARREGISGIEEKAARKPA; encoded by the coding sequence ATGATTTCCGCAGAAATTCTGGAGCGTTTGTCGCAAACACTTGCTGAGCGCCGTCAAGCTGACCCAAGCTCATCGTATGTGGCCAAACTGTATAGCAAAGGCCAAGAAGCCATTCTCAAAAAAGTAGGCGAAGAAGCCGTAGAAACCATTATGGCTGCCAAAGATGGCGATAAATTGCATCTAGTGCGCGAAGTAGCTGATTTGTGGTTTCATACCCTAGTACTACTCGCACACGAAGGCCTGAGCAGTGAAGACGTATTAGCTGAACTAGCTCGACGCGAAGGCATTTCCGGCATCGAAGAAAAAGCGGCCCGCAAACCAGCCTAA
- the hisI gene encoding phosphoribosyl-AMP cyclohydrolase gives MNWLDEIKYDAAGLVPVIAQDEQTGRVMMFAYANRDAIALTHEKGTAHYWTRSRQKLWHKGEESGHFQHVSAIQLDCDGDVLIYKIRQEGGIACHTGRESCFFRTLVDGQWQVSEAVLKDPSAIYAHRHE, from the coding sequence ATGAACTGGTTAGATGAAATTAAATATGACGCAGCAGGCTTGGTGCCTGTAATTGCCCAAGATGAACAAACTGGCCGCGTCATGATGTTTGCCTACGCCAACCGTGATGCCATTGCACTCACACACGAGAAAGGTACGGCACATTACTGGACTCGTTCACGCCAAAAACTATGGCATAAAGGCGAAGAGTCGGGCCATTTCCAGCATGTATCAGCCATTCAGCTCGATTGTGACGGCGACGTACTCATTTACAAGATCCGCCAAGAGGGTGGTATTGCTTGTCATACCGGACGAGAAAGCTGCTTCTTTCGCACCTTAGTCGATGGACAATGGCAGGTGAGTGAAGCCGTACTCAAAGACCCAAGCGCAATTTACGCACATCGCCACGAATAA
- the hisF gene encoding imidazole glycerol phosphate synthase subunit HisF has protein sequence MPLAKRIIPCLDVTAGRVVKGVNFLELRDAGDPVEIAKRYNDQGADELTFLDITASSDDRDLILHVIEAVASQVFIPLTVGGGVRKADDVRRLLNAGADKVSINTTAVSNPEVVEQAASRFGSQAIVVAIDAKATDATNSRWEVFTHGGRRATGLDAVEWALKMQQLGAGEILLTSMDRDGTKIGFNLPLTRAVSDAVDIPVIASGGVGNLQHLVDGVKQGHADAVLAASIFHFGEYSVRQAKEAMHAAGIEVRF, from the coding sequence ATGCCATTAGCTAAACGTATTATCCCCTGCCTAGATGTCACCGCTGGACGCGTGGTGAAAGGTGTTAATTTTCTTGAATTGCGTGATGCGGGCGATCCGGTTGAGATTGCCAAACGCTATAACGATCAGGGTGCAGATGAACTCACCTTTCTCGACATCACCGCATCTAGCGACGATCGGGATCTGATTTTACATGTGATCGAGGCTGTGGCATCGCAAGTTTTCATTCCACTCACCGTCGGCGGCGGTGTCCGCAAAGCCGATGATGTGCGTCGCTTACTCAATGCCGGCGCCGATAAAGTCAGCATCAATACTACTGCCGTATCGAACCCCGAAGTGGTTGAGCAAGCCGCCAGCCGTTTTGGCAGCCAAGCCATTGTCGTGGCGATTGATGCCAAAGCGACCGATGCGACCAATAGCCGCTGGGAAGTGTTCACTCACGGCGGCCGTCGTGCTACGGGGCTGGATGCCGTGGAGTGGGCGCTGAAAATGCAGCAACTGGGCGCAGGTGAAATTTTGCTCACCAGCATGGATCGAGACGGCACCAAAATCGGCTTTAATTTGCCACTAACCCGCGCAGTTTCTGATGCAGTAGATATTCCAGTGATTGCTTCGGGTGGTGTCGGCAATTTGCAGCATCTGGTCGATGGTGTTAAACAAGGTCACGCCGATGCGGTATTGGCGGCCAGTATTTTCCACTTCGGCGAGTATTCGGTGCGGCAAGCCAAAGAAGCCATGCATGCAGCAGGAATTGAGGTCCGCTTTTAA
- the hisA gene encoding 1-(5-phosphoribosyl)-5-[(5-phosphoribosylamino)methylideneamino]imidazole-4-carboxamide isomerase, whose protein sequence is MLIIPAIDLKDGQCVRLRQGEMTDATVFSDDPASFVSHWLGQGARRMHLVDLNGAFAGKPKNLSAVKQILKAINGEVPVQLGGGIRSLETIEMYLDAGIDYVIIGTAAIKQPGFLHEACDAFPGQIIVGLDAKDGMVATDGWAKITDHEVIDLAKRFEGYGVESVIYTDIGRDGMLSGVNIEATVKLAQALTIPVIASGGLTNLDDVRKLCEVADEGIEGVITGRAIYEGTIDFAKAQELADELCE, encoded by the coding sequence ATGCTGATTATTCCTGCAATTGATCTTAAAGATGGCCAATGTGTTCGTTTGCGCCAAGGCGAAATGACCGACGCAACCGTATTTTCTGATGACCCAGCTAGCTTTGTTTCGCACTGGCTAGGCCAAGGCGCACGCCGTATGCATCTGGTTGACCTCAATGGTGCATTTGCGGGCAAACCCAAAAACCTGAGTGCCGTTAAGCAGATTTTAAAAGCCATCAATGGTGAAGTCCCTGTGCAATTAGGCGGCGGTATTCGTTCACTCGAAACCATCGAGATGTACCTCGATGCCGGCATTGATTACGTGATTATCGGTACTGCAGCAATCAAGCAGCCGGGCTTTTTGCACGAAGCATGCGATGCGTTCCCAGGCCAGATCATTGTCGGTCTGGATGCCAAAGACGGCATGGTAGCCACCGATGGGTGGGCGAAAATTACCGACCACGAAGTAATCGACTTGGCCAAACGTTTTGAAGGCTATGGCGTAGAAAGCGTGATTTACACCGATATCGGCCGTGATGGCATGCTCTCTGGCGTGAATATCGAAGCGACTGTTAAACTGGCGCAAGCGCTGACTATTCCGGTGATTGCATCTGGTGGCCTAACTAATCTGGATGACGTACGTAAATTGTGCGAAGTCGCTGATGAAGGCATCGAAGGTGTAATTACGGGACGCGCGATCTACGAAGGCACTATCGACTTTGCCAAAGCCCAAGAGCTGGCTGACGAACTCTGCGAATAA
- the hisH gene encoding imidazole glycerol phosphate synthase subunit HisH — protein MSQKQTIAIVDYGMGNLHSVTKAFELVAGDDATIILTADPAVVASADKVVFPGQGAMPDCMRELNESGLKQAVLDAAASKPFLGICVGAQLLFEHSEEGDMDCLGVFKGKVVKFKPENMHDSVGQKLKVPHMGWNEMFIKREHPLWAGISEAERFYFVHSYHFAPASDADTIIESAYPTRFAVAVARDNIFAIQCHPEKSHTPGLQLLKNFVHWKL, from the coding sequence ATGAGCCAAAAACAAACCATCGCTATTGTCGATTACGGCATGGGCAACCTGCATTCGGTGACCAAAGCTTTTGAGCTGGTCGCCGGTGACGATGCCACCATTATTCTGACCGCCGACCCAGCTGTCGTCGCTAGTGCCGACAAGGTGGTATTCCCCGGCCAAGGCGCGATGCCCGATTGCATGCGCGAGCTAAACGAAAGCGGTCTTAAACAAGCCGTACTCGATGCAGCAGCCAGCAAACCTTTTTTGGGTATTTGCGTTGGTGCGCAGTTACTGTTTGAACACAGCGAAGAAGGCGACATGGATTGCCTGGGCGTATTCAAAGGCAAAGTAGTGAAATTCAAGCCTGAAAATATGCACGACAGCGTGGGTCAAAAGCTCAAAGTGCCGCACATGGGCTGGAACGAGATGTTCATCAAGCGTGAACACCCATTGTGGGCGGGCATCAGCGAAGCGGAGCGGTTTTACTTTGTGCATAGTTACCACTTCGCGCCAGCCAGTGATGCAGATACCATCATCGAATCAGCCTATCCAACTCGCTTTGCGGTGGCGGTCGCGCGCGACAATATTTTTGCAATTCAATGCCACCCCGAAAAAAGCCACACGCCGGGTCTGCAATTATTGAAAAATTTCGTACACTGGAAGCTATAG
- the hisB gene encoding imidazoleglycerol-phosphate dehydratase HisB: protein MRQVTVTRNTLETQITITLNLDGTGVSKFDTGVPFFEHMLDQVARHGLFDIEIKAVGDLHIDAHHTVEDVGITLGQAFAKAVGDKKGIVRYGHSYVPLDEALSRVVVDLSGRPCLEYDCEYTRAMIGGFDVDLFGEFFRGFVNHAAISLHIDNLKGKNAHHQAETIFKALGRALRMAVELDPRMAGITPSTKGTLVG, encoded by the coding sequence ATGCGCCAAGTTACTGTTACTCGCAATACGCTAGAAACCCAAATCACCATCACGCTCAACCTAGACGGCACCGGCGTGAGCAAATTCGACACCGGAGTGCCTTTTTTCGAGCACATGCTCGACCAAGTGGCGCGTCACGGCCTGTTTGATATTGAAATCAAAGCCGTCGGCGATTTGCATATTGATGCCCACCATACGGTAGAAGACGTGGGGATTACCTTGGGACAGGCTTTTGCCAAAGCAGTTGGCGATAAAAAAGGCATTGTGCGTTACGGTCACAGCTATGTGCCGCTTGATGAGGCATTAAGCCGCGTGGTAGTTGACCTCTCTGGTCGCCCCTGTCTGGAATACGATTGCGAATATACCCGCGCGATGATCGGTGGCTTTGATGTCGATTTGTTTGGTGAATTTTTCCGTGGTTTTGTTAATCACGCCGCGATCAGCCTACATATCGACAACCTGAAAGGCAAAAACGCCCACCACCAAGCCGAAACCATTTTCAAAGCATTGGGGCGCGCACTGCGCATGGCGGTTGAACTCGATCCACGGATGGCTGGCATTACACCGTCAACCAAAGGCACGCTGGTAGGTTGA
- a CDS encoding TetR/AcrR family transcriptional regulator has translation MAIQKEQLIEQLRRVFHTYGYDGTSLSLISQATGLGKGSLYHHFPNGKQEMASAVLQAEGIWFQAGLNLLRQEGEPNMRLAQFIQFIALTEQDKLEASTLDIYTMGNARSLFGADMGLAVQEWIAALNKLMQDAGIAPAVAQHRAISTIAKLEGARMLCRCLDDWQIFEQLLQELPQDLLN, from the coding sequence GTGGCCATTCAAAAAGAACAACTCATCGAGCAGCTTCGGCGTGTGTTTCATACCTATGGCTATGATGGCACATCACTGAGCCTGATCAGCCAGGCCACCGGCTTAGGTAAAGGTAGCTTGTACCATCACTTCCCAAATGGAAAGCAAGAAATGGCCAGTGCCGTCTTGCAAGCCGAAGGTATTTGGTTTCAAGCCGGCCTTAATTTACTGCGCCAAGAAGGCGAGCCCAACATGCGATTGGCGCAATTTATTCAATTTATCGCACTCACTGAACAAGACAAACTCGAGGCTAGCACGCTCGATATCTATACGATGGGCAATGCCCGCAGCTTATTTGGCGCGGATATGGGACTGGCCGTACAAGAATGGATTGCCGCACTGAACAAACTGATGCAAGACGCCGGCATTGCGCCCGCCGTGGCCCAGCATCGTGCAATTAGCACCATTGCCAAATTAGAAGGAGCGCGCATGCTATGTCGTTGCTTGGATGACTGGCAGATTTTTGAGCAATTATTACAGGAACTACCACAAGATTTACTTAACTAA
- a CDS encoding polysaccharide deacetylase family protein: MTATHQRGIIYRTIGTFLVCASGWVRSIFLYSEVMGMFSKVNLTVGFVAILVTGIVSAQSPARLRTPVVENRGQVAAVELERQAQLFPRTFFMEGLGERKQIAFTFDDGPSADTPALLDVLKQQNVKATFFWQGQNVLQYPEIVKRALAEGHTLANHSFSHPNLSKMEEGGAWWDYQILKTQQAFQKVVGFQPALMRPPYGFLNDNQVKSLQAKNMAAILWSVDSADWFYTWQHALDEVASAKIEAVIQQYIHPEAIVLMHDSGGRGRVPTIMAVKTLIPALRQQGYQFTTVDQLLGIPAKLNAAAVGVGPRGLDATLTQFFALHNLANAEVSLEQWSQVLDSQFVFNTPDGVYRGIAAYTDYLAKLQQQFPGMKLELSGKPNQVNDQALFAWRLLDAQGAQLAQGVNSVGLSADGRIKQANVFMDRQLR; the protein is encoded by the coding sequence TTGACAGCTACGCATCAACGCGGGATTATTTACCGAACGATTGGTACATTTTTGGTATGTGCATCCGGCTGGGTGCGTTCTATTTTCCTGTACAGTGAGGTGATGGGTATGTTTAGCAAGGTCAATTTAACAGTTGGATTTGTCGCAATACTCGTTACGGGTATTGTGTCAGCGCAGTCTCCTGCCCGCTTACGCACCCCGGTGGTGGAAAATCGTGGGCAGGTTGCGGCAGTGGAGCTTGAGCGCCAGGCGCAGCTGTTTCCGCGCACGTTCTTTATGGAAGGGCTGGGGGAGCGTAAACAAATTGCGTTTACCTTTGACGATGGCCCCAGTGCCGATACCCCCGCATTGCTCGATGTCTTAAAGCAGCAAAATGTTAAAGCGACTTTTTTCTGGCAAGGTCAGAATGTGCTGCAGTACCCTGAGATCGTAAAGCGTGCTCTTGCTGAAGGCCATACCTTGGCCAACCACAGTTTTAGTCACCCCAATCTGAGCAAAATGGAAGAGGGGGGTGCGTGGTGGGATTATCAAATATTGAAAACCCAGCAGGCCTTCCAAAAAGTCGTGGGTTTTCAGCCTGCATTAATGCGGCCACCCTATGGTTTTCTCAACGACAATCAGGTGAAGTCACTCCAAGCCAAAAATATGGCGGCTATTTTATGGTCGGTAGATAGCGCGGACTGGTTTTATACCTGGCAGCACGCACTGGATGAAGTGGCCAGTGCAAAAATCGAGGCGGTGATTCAACAGTATATTCACCCTGAGGCGATTGTATTAATGCATGACTCGGGCGGGCGTGGGCGGGTGCCTACCATTATGGCTGTGAAAACCTTAATCCCTGCTTTGCGCCAGCAAGGCTATCAATTTACTACGGTTGATCAACTGTTAGGTATCCCTGCAAAATTGAACGCTGCAGCTGTGGGTGTTGGACCACGCGGGCTTGACGCGACGCTCACACAATTCTTTGCCTTGCATAATTTGGCAAATGCCGAAGTGAGCCTTGAGCAATGGTCACAGGTGCTCGATAGCCAATTTGTATTTAATACCCCGGATGGCGTGTATCGTGGCATTGCGGCCTACACCGATTATTTGGCCAAACTCCAGCAACAATTTCCGGGGATGAAACTGGAGTTAAGCGGTAAGCCTAATCAAGTAAATGATCAGGCCTTGTTTGCTTGGCGACTGCTTGATGCGCAGGGGGCGCAACTGGCCCAAGGTGTTAATAGTGTTGGTTTAAGTGCCGATGGTCGGATTAAACAGGCCAATGTATTTATGGATCGGCAGCTAAGGTAG